The genomic region GATCTTTTTACCTAGTGGGTAGCGGCCAGCAATTGCTTTCCATGGATCTGCGCTCTTTTGTTTGAGTCCGAGAGAAACACGTTTCTTTTCTTCGTCAATGTCGAGGATCATGACTTCTACTGTGTCACTAATTGCAAGCATTTCTGATGGATGGGCAATACGTCCCCAGCTCATATCTGTGATATGGAGGAGGCCGTCCATTCCGTTTAAGTCAATGAAAGCACCGAAGTCGGTGATGTTCTTAACTGTACCTGGAAGGATGTCGCCAATTTTGATTACTTTAAGAAGAGCATCTTTCTGTTCTTCACGTGCTTCTTCGAGAAGTTCACGACGTGAAATGATGATGTTGTTCTTGTCTTGATTGATTTTGAGTACTTTGAATTCGTATTCCTGGTTGAGGAAATCATCTAAGTTACGTACTGGACCGATATCAATGTGTGATCCAGGGAGGAAGGCTTCAACGCCAACGTCTACAATTAAACCACCCTTTACGCGATACTTAACGAGGCCTTTAATAAGGTCGCCTTCGTTAGTGTTCTTGAGGAGGCCTGACCATGCTTTTTCGAGTTCTGCACGTGCAACAGAAATCTGTGGCATGCTGTTTTCGTCTTCTAAAGCTTCGAGGTAAACCTCTAATTCGTCACCAATTTTTACTGAGTCCCAATCTTTAAACTCATCTGAAGGAACAAAACCTTCAGCTTTATAATTAATGTCAATTAATGCACCGTTGTCTCTTTTATCAACGACTACGCCTTTGATAAGTTTACCTTCTTGGTAATTTCTAGTGCTAAGTTCTACTGAGCCAAACAATTCTTCCATGCTTGGCATGTCTTCAATATTAATGAATTCCATATATGATATCTCGAAGTTCGATGGTGCTAAACTTCGTTGGGTTTAAAGGTTATAAGATCTCTTAAGACTGGATCGTCCGGTCAAAAGGTCGGGGAAAGTACATAAGTTTGGCTGTTGTTCAAGTGTTTTTCATAAAAAATCTTTGTTTTCAAGGGTTTATATTTTTTCTCTAAGCTTATATTGAGCCATAAAATATTAAAATTTGGAGTGTTTATGAAGCAAAGTCCTTACCCGAATATATTCGAAGGCAGTTGGATTTGGGGATCCGATAAATCAAATAAGTGTATATTAAGTTATGAATTTTATCTCACGCAAATACCTTCTTCGGCGGATTTCTGGTTTTCGGTCGGTGAGTTTGCCCATGTATATGTTAATGGTATGCACCTCACTTATGGCCCTCACCCAAGTTCACATGGAAATTTTAGTATCAATTACCTTGATATTACTTTTCTTCTTCAATCGGGCAAAAATAATATTACTGTACTTGTCGCAGCTCCTGATTTCTCTTTATATAGTCGTGCAACGATGCCGAAAGGTTTCTGGGCTCAAATACTCATCGATGAAAATGAGCATTTTGCAACAGGTTCAGATTGGAAAGCAGCTCCTGCGACTCACATACTTGATGCTGCACCGCGTCGTTCAGCGGGTTGCCTTTCAGTGCAATCTTTTGATTTACGCTCTCATCACTTACAAGAGTTTTTCTCAGGGAAATCTCAGATTAATGAGCAGGCAGTTGTATTAAAGAAAGCTGAAGCTGCTCAGTTTAATTCTTTCAGTCAGCTTCTTTTTGAGAGTGCATCGACTCCTTTTCCAAAGATTCGCGCATTGGGTCTATATGATCAAGTCATACCATCAATGCATATAGACTTTTCCACGATTTATGATGGTCCCGGTGCTTATGTTGCCACGTCCTATTTTTACGTCGCAGATGAGGTTCACACAGAGGTTCTAACTTTTTCAGATAGTGCGTTTAAAGTTTTTGTTAATGGTTACCTTATTAATGAGCAGGGTTCCCAGTCTTTTATTAATGATGCAGATCCTCGTTGGCATAAAGAAATGTCGGCAATGGAACGTGGTGATTTAAAGCCTATGTGCTCAGTTAAGCTGAAGAAGGGTTGGAATTCACTTCGAGTCTTGTCTTATGCCGATGATCATAGTCGTCTGTTAGCTTTGAACTTTGTTAGCCTATCACGTGATGAAGCGATCCCTTATATACAAAGAGATGATGATTCGGATCAGGGGCACCTCCTTGCCGGGCCACTTAATATACCTTTTCCTAATTTAGCTGGGTCTTTGAATTTCAATTTATTAAATTTTGTACCCGTGGCTCATAATCCTTACGCAGATATTTCTATGTTTCTTCAGGCCTGTAGTTTTAAGGCGGAAGAGTTTGTAGAGGAAGGAAGCAAGACGATTACATTAGCACCGAATCAGTATCTTTGTTATGATCTGCAAGATATACGTTCTGGTTGTGTGAGGCTTTCGGTTGATACGCCACAAGATAGCGATGTGTTTTTGGTTTTTGCAGAAAGTTTTAATGACGGTATTCCACGCTCATTGCATCCTCTTCATGGTCGACGAGCTATCCATATTAAATTAAAAGCGGGATCTAATAATTGGGAGGATTTCTTTCCAGTAGGACTTCGCTATGTATTTATTTTGTCGGCAGCTAATTTTGATATCAATATTAATGACGTGCAGTTGCTAGCGCTTCAGACGCCTGAGTCTAGTGGCACGAAATTTGAATGTCCAGACATGACTCTCAATTCTACGTGGCAACGTAGTTTGAGTACTTTGAGCTCTTGTTCAGAGTACAGTTATATGGATTCTCCTAGTGGTAGGCGTGCGCAATTTTTACGTGATGCGGCTCTTCAGTCTATTTATAGTATGACTGCGACGGGCCAATATGATCAAGCTAAAAATTCATTAATAGAGTTTTCTCGGGGTCAGTATGAGACAGGTGAGCTTCCTTCTGTCTATCCTAGTTCATATTTTTATACTCTTGGTGAATCAAGTATGTATTGGGTTATATGGCTTCAGCAATATTTGCTCCATACCAATGATCTAGAGACCGCAGAGATACTTTTGTCGACTCTCAAAGAAGTAGTGAACTACTATTCTTTTTTTGAGAATGAGGATGAGTTATTAACTGGCAGCGTTGCGATTTTGTCTTCGATGATACCGGATGATGCGCCTATGGCTCCAAATACCATTTTCACGTCTTTTAATTGCCTATATTTAAGGATGTTGTCTGCATCATCTTGGGTTTACTCCTTTTTGGATTTGGAGGAAGATTCTCAGAGTGCTCGTGATAAAATGTTGCGCATCAGTAAAAAGCTTCGCAGTTTATGTTGGGATGCTGAGAGAAATCTGTTTGTAGATTGGTCTTCGGGTGGTCAGCAGTGCGGTAGTTATTCAGTGGAGAGTAATTTTTTAGCGATGAACGCAGGGATTATTCCGACAAATTCCCTAAATGATTTCTTGAATCAGGCAACGCTTGCAGAGGCGCCTTATCTGAAGCTCGACTTTCTACATCCTAAGTCTCCCTTCTTATTTGATATGGTTGTTCAGGCGGCGACAAATATTAATTTACGATCTTGGGCTTTTGATCTTACTCGTTATTATTGGGGTGCAATGATTGAGGATGAGTTGAGCACTTGGCCAGAGTTTTATGACCCAGATGTAGCTTTTTCAAAAGAGACGACAAGCCTTTGTCATGGCATTGGTTGTGGTGCAGCGCAGTTTTTGATTAATGAAGTTGCGGGGATTCGTCCAGCAGCACCGGGCTACGAACAGATCTATTTTAATCCTTTACTAGATAAGATGGATTGGGCTCGTGCTCGTATTAAGACTGTTCATGGTCACATTAAAGTGGAATGGATGAAGAATGCAGAAGGTGGGGTTGATGTGACTTTGGAGTCTGCTTTTTCTGTAGATATGATCCCGCAGCTTAAACAGAGAGTTGCTGATAATTCCTCCTTTCACTTGAGTGATAATATAAGTATTATCGGGCGGAATTGAGTTTGAATAGATTCTTCTGTAATAAAGCTCTAATACTACTTGCAAGGATATGACTTTGCGGTATAGTCACCACTCTTTTGTCAGAAGACAGTCCCGATTTAACTAGAGACCAATATAATTTTTAAGGAATTTTTAAACATGTACGCAATTATTGAGACAGGCGGCAAGCAGTATACCGTTCGTGAAGGTGATGTCATTCGCGTAGAACGCCTCAAAACTGCAGGCGCTGCATACACTTTCGATAAAGTCCTCGCCCTAGGCGGAGACGACGCAAAATTTGGAACACCCCTTGTAGAAGGCGCAAGTGTAATAGCTGAAATTGTAAATGAAGCTAAAGGCAAGAAACTTATCGTTTTCAAAAAGAAACGTCGTAAAAGATATAAGAAAACTCAAGGTCATCGTCAGTGGTTTACAGAAGTGAAAATCACTGGTATTAACGCCTAAGTCCTTCATCTATCCTAAAAAAGCCGAGTTTACTTACGTAAATTCGGCTTTTTTGTTTTTAAACTCATGATGCTTGCGGTAATTTCATATAGATATTAATTTTATTTGTTTAATTACCTGGGAGTGTCAAACATGCCAACGTCAAAACTCAACTCAATATTAGTTACTGGAGTCCAAGAAGGAGCCTCGGATTGGCACATTAGAGAAGGCAGTCCAATTGCCTTGCGTGTGAATGGAGGTCTCTTTGAGATTTCAGATGGTTTTATTCCGGACTATGAATTCTTAAGTACCGCGATTCTAGAACTTGCAGGACAAAAAGTTCTGGATCTTTATCTTGAGACAGGTGACTCAGACTTTGCCTTCGATGAAGATAATGCGGGTCGTTTCCGTGCAAATATTCATAGTCAACGCGGATTACTCTCCATGACTTTTCGTCATGTGAAAAGTGAAGTGCCGCCTTTAGAAGCCCTAGGCTTACCCGAAATCATTTTGCGTATTGCTGAATATGAACGTGGTATCATCTTAGTGACGGGTACAACGGGCTCTGGTAAGTCTACGACGATGGCCTGTATGTTAGAGCACATGAACACCAGTATGAATCGTCATATTATCACTGTAGAAGACCCGATTGAGTACAACTTTAAAGATAAAAATAGTATCTTTGAACAAAGAGAAGTAGGTATTGATACGGTTTCTTTCGAGGCCGCTTTAAAATATGCACTTCGTCAGGACCCCGATGTGATTGTTGTTGGTGAAATGAGAGATGTTACATCAATTGAATCTGCT from Lentisphaera profundi harbors:
- a CDS encoding 30S ribosomal protein S1 — protein: MEFINIEDMPSMEELFGSVELSTRNYQEGKLIKGVVVDKRDNGALIDINYKAEGFVPSDEFKDWDSVKIGDELEVYLEALEDENSMPQISVARAELEKAWSGLLKNTNEGDLIKGLVKYRVKGGLIVDVGVEAFLPGSHIDIGPVRNLDDFLNQEYEFKVLKINQDKNNIIISRRELLEEAREEQKDALLKVIKIGDILPGTVKNITDFGAFIDLNGMDGLLHITDMSWGRIAHPSEMLAISDTVEVMILDIDEEKKRVSLGLKQKSADPWKAIAGRYPLGKKIAGKVVNIMPYGAFIELEDGIEGLIHVSEMSWTKRITRASDVLMIGEEVEAIILDIQEDTRKISLGLRQTQDNPWEVIAKDYPIGSIVKGKVRNLTTYGAFVEIKDDIDGMIHISDMSWTKKVNNPAEVLKKGDEVEAKVLDIDPNEQRISLGIKQLSNDPWDDIEAVFQINSTTKGIVTKITAYGAFVELDNQIDGLIHITQLSDSKVEKVKDVINVGQEVEAKVIKIDQDERRIGLSLRSKPVRVPIQSNNEAQGSFGGIGDIFDSALEGLDSDK
- a CDS encoding alpha-L-rhamnosidase C-terminal domain-containing protein gives rise to the protein MKQSPYPNIFEGSWIWGSDKSNKCILSYEFYLTQIPSSADFWFSVGEFAHVYVNGMHLTYGPHPSSHGNFSINYLDITFLLQSGKNNITVLVAAPDFSLYSRATMPKGFWAQILIDENEHFATGSDWKAAPATHILDAAPRRSAGCLSVQSFDLRSHHLQEFFSGKSQINEQAVVLKKAEAAQFNSFSQLLFESASTPFPKIRALGLYDQVIPSMHIDFSTIYDGPGAYVATSYFYVADEVHTEVLTFSDSAFKVFVNGYLINEQGSQSFINDADPRWHKEMSAMERGDLKPMCSVKLKKGWNSLRVLSYADDHSRLLALNFVSLSRDEAIPYIQRDDDSDQGHLLAGPLNIPFPNLAGSLNFNLLNFVPVAHNPYADISMFLQACSFKAEEFVEEGSKTITLAPNQYLCYDLQDIRSGCVRLSVDTPQDSDVFLVFAESFNDGIPRSLHPLHGRRAIHIKLKAGSNNWEDFFPVGLRYVFILSAANFDININDVQLLALQTPESSGTKFECPDMTLNSTWQRSLSTLSSCSEYSYMDSPSGRRAQFLRDAALQSIYSMTATGQYDQAKNSLIEFSRGQYETGELPSVYPSSYFYTLGESSMYWVIWLQQYLLHTNDLETAEILLSTLKEVVNYYSFFENEDELLTGSVAILSSMIPDDAPMAPNTIFTSFNCLYLRMLSASSWVYSFLDLEEDSQSARDKMLRISKKLRSLCWDAERNLFVDWSSGGQQCGSYSVESNFLAMNAGIIPTNSLNDFLNQATLAEAPYLKLDFLHPKSPFLFDMVVQAATNINLRSWAFDLTRYYWGAMIEDELSTWPEFYDPDVAFSKETTSLCHGIGCGAAQFLINEVAGIRPAAPGYEQIYFNPLLDKMDWARARIKTVHGHIKVEWMKNAEGGVDVTLESAFSVDMIPQLKQRVADNSSFHLSDNISIIGRN
- the rplU gene encoding 50S ribosomal protein L21, whose translation is MYAIIETGGKQYTVREGDVIRVERLKTAGAAYTFDKVLALGGDDAKFGTPLVEGASVIAEIVNEAKGKKLIVFKKKRRKRYKKTQGHRQWFTEVKITGINA
- a CDS encoding type IV pilus twitching motility protein PilT; this translates as MPTSKLNSILVTGVQEGASDWHIREGSPIALRVNGGLFEISDGFIPDYEFLSTAILELAGQKVLDLYLETGDSDFAFDEDNAGRFRANIHSQRGLLSMTFRHVKSEVPPLEALGLPEIILRIAEYERGIILVTGTTGSGKSTTMACMLEHMNTSMNRHIITVEDPIEYNFKDKNSIFEQREVGIDTVSFEAALKYALRQDPDVIVVGEMRDVTSIESALHAADTGHMVISTLHTANAGQSINRLLDTFPAAARAALRKSLAENVAAIVCQRLVPRASGRGMVPCNEVMINTAYIKKLILDDKVDHISGAIAKGGEYGMFTFDQRLLQLVNSGEITEEAALGFANNPEGLQMNLKGIFLSAD